One genomic window of Maribacter aquivivus includes the following:
- a CDS encoding inorganic phosphate transporter: MDNIYFLMLIALAILAVADLVVGVSNDAVNFLNSAIGSKAISFKTIMIVASFGIAAGALFSSGMMEVARKGIFNPSEFYFDEIMFIFMAVMITDILLLDFFNTLGMPTSTTVSIVFELLGAAVAMSLIKIGADNGSFTDVFNYINNDKAIQIIFGILLSVVVAFSIGALVQWVSRLLLSYKFEQKPTWVGALFGGFALSSITYFILMKGIGGTTFAGESFDIIGGITIKELLETKVAILVLLNFIVWSGVSFLLMKFAKINIYRLIIGVGTFALALAFAGNDLVNFIGVPIAAWQSYEAWMASGVAASEFSMGILAKKVPTPTLLLFIAGMIMVLTLWFSSKAKRVVKTSLDLSSQEDTKERFQPNFLSRGLVRFAISASELITTITPKSLQDKIDNQFNKPVIALSQNKVHELPAFDMVRAAVNLMVAGILISIATSYKLPLSTTYVTFMVAMGTSLADRAWGAESAVYRVAGVLNVIGGWFGTAIIAFIASGVILSLISFGKGAAIAILLLLAILLLTRNYISHNKKAKELRAEDSLNRAESSSIQGVIIESAQNISNVLKRTNKIYTNSINGLAKQDVNLLKKNKKQGEKLSNEIDDLRDHIFYFIKNLDENSVGASNFYINALGYLTDIAQSLEYIGKVSHKHVHNNHKKLKYNQIKELKQIDLKLEEILNQTQTAFANQSFEQIGLVLDQKEDLFTMVSDKIQTQIARTRTEESSPKNTTLYFSLLLETKDLITSTMNLLQQYHNEHDGSITPATIDQPKKQ, encoded by the coding sequence ATGGACAATATTTATTTTTTAATGCTTATCGCACTTGCCATTTTGGCTGTAGCAGATCTTGTTGTGGGTGTAAGTAATGATGCTGTGAATTTTTTAAATTCAGCAATTGGTTCAAAAGCCATTTCATTTAAAACAATAATGATCGTTGCCAGTTTTGGTATCGCTGCAGGAGCACTTTTTTCTAGCGGTATGATGGAGGTTGCGAGAAAAGGAATTTTTAATCCAAGTGAATTTTATTTTGATGAGATCATGTTCATTTTTATGGCAGTTATGATCACTGACATATTACTGCTAGATTTCTTTAATACCCTTGGTATGCCAACATCGACAACTGTTTCAATAGTTTTTGAGCTTTTAGGTGCAGCTGTAGCCATGTCGTTAATTAAAATTGGAGCAGATAATGGAAGTTTTACTGATGTATTCAATTACATCAATAACGATAAAGCCATTCAAATTATATTTGGAATATTACTCTCTGTAGTCGTAGCATTTTCTATTGGTGCTTTGGTTCAATGGGTTTCGAGATTACTTTTATCATATAAATTTGAGCAAAAACCAACATGGGTAGGAGCTCTTTTTGGGGGATTTGCTTTATCATCTATAACCTATTTCATACTAATGAAAGGTATAGGCGGAACAACTTTTGCGGGCGAAAGCTTTGATATAATTGGTGGTATTACAATTAAAGAATTATTAGAAACAAAAGTAGCCATCTTAGTACTTCTAAACTTTATAGTTTGGTCAGGAGTATCTTTTCTATTAATGAAATTTGCTAAAATAAATATCTATAGATTAATCATCGGAGTAGGTACGTTTGCGTTGGCCCTAGCCTTTGCAGGTAATGATTTGGTTAATTTTATTGGAGTACCAATTGCTGCATGGCAATCATATGAAGCATGGATGGCATCTGGTGTAGCTGCATCAGAATTTAGCATGGGTATCTTAGCAAAAAAAGTACCTACACCTACATTGTTATTATTTATAGCGGGTATGATAATGGTTCTTACGCTTTGGTTTTCAAGCAAGGCTAAAAGAGTAGTAAAAACGTCTTTAGATTTATCAAGTCAAGAAGATACCAAAGAAAGGTTTCAACCTAACTTTCTTTCAAGAGGCTTAGTACGGTTTGCAATATCAGCTTCTGAGTTAATTACCACAATTACACCAAAATCTCTTCAAGATAAAATTGACAATCAATTTAATAAACCTGTAATTGCTTTGTCTCAAAATAAGGTTCATGAACTACCTGCCTTTGACATGGTTCGTGCTGCAGTAAACCTTATGGTTGCAGGTATTTTAATATCTATTGCTACATCATATAAATTACCATTATCAACTACGTATGTAACTTTTATGGTTGCAATGGGTACATCTTTAGCTGATAGGGCTTGGGGTGCTGAAAGCGCAGTGTATAGAGTTGCAGGAGTACTAAATGTTATTGGCGGCTGGTTCGGTACAGCAATAATTGCCTTTATAGCATCTGGAGTTATATTGTCTTTAATTAGTTTTGGTAAAGGTGCGGCGATAGCAATACTTTTACTTCTTGCGATATTACTACTTACTAGAAACTATATTTCACACAATAAAAAGGCAAAAGAATTACGTGCTGAAGATTCTTTAAACAGAGCTGAAAGTAGCTCTATACAAGGTGTAATTATTGAAAGTGCTCAAAACATTTCAAATGTTCTTAAAAGAACAAATAAAATTTACACAAACTCAATTAATGGTCTTGCTAAACAAGATGTTAATTTATTAAAAAAGAATAAAAAACAAGGCGAGAAACTTTCAAATGAGATTGATGATCTACGCGACCATATCTTTTACTTTATTAAAAATTTAGATGAAAATAGTGTTGGTGCCAGTAACTTCTACATTAATGCTCTTGGATACTTAACTGATATTGCTCAATCACTGGAGTACATTGGTAAGGTTAGCCATAAGCATGTACATAACAATCACAAAAAGTTAAAATACAACCAAATAAAAGAGCTGAAACAAATTGATTTAAAGTTAGAAGAAATTTTAAATCAGACGCAAACAGCATTTGCTAATCAATCTTTCGAACAAATAGGTTTAGTTTTAGATCAGAAAGAAGATTTATTCACAATGGTTTCTGATAAAATTCAGACACAGATAGCAAGAACAAGAACAGAAGAGTCTAGTCCTAAAAACACAACCCTTTACTTTTCTTTGCTTTTAGAAACAAAAGATTTAATAACTTCTACAATGAACTTATTGCAGCAATACCATAATGAACACGATGGTTCAATAACACCAGCTACAATAGATCAGCCTAAA
- a CDS encoding porin, with protein sequence MKISFPLVCLFLIFSFGALSQETNAPSFGKGLLNLVGKDSSWTMKVGARMQILATSNWDAIDGSLTNPEQNFLVRRARLKFDGFAYSPKLIYKIELGLSNRDISGASEFTSNAPRYILDAVVKWNFYQNFVLWFGQTKLPGNIERVISSGNLMQVDRSLLNSTFTIDRDMGFQLRHHIYLSDKFLVREIFALSQGEGRNITTGNLGGHQYTTRLELLPFGKFLSKGEYKGSDQKREQTPKLMIAATFDSNQNAVKTRSNQGSYMVTDTGFFETDINTLFIDTLFKYKGFSFMGEYAHRTANNAIAINSDGSLTGDEVQVGDGINLQTGYLFKNNWEVSGRFTNIKLDQEIISRNPQSQYTMGLSKYIVGHKLKVQTDLSYLSEDAGLDGLMYRLQVDIHF encoded by the coding sequence ATGAAAATCAGCTTCCCTTTGGTATGCCTATTTTTAATCTTTTCATTTGGTGCTTTAAGCCAAGAAACAAACGCTCCCTCATTTGGTAAAGGCTTATTAAACCTAGTTGGAAAAGACAGCTCCTGGACTATGAAGGTAGGTGCCAGAATGCAAATACTTGCAACAAGCAATTGGGATGCAATTGATGGTAGCTTAACCAACCCCGAACAAAATTTTCTAGTAAGAAGGGCAAGACTTAAGTTTGATGGCTTTGCCTATTCCCCTAAATTAATATATAAAATAGAGCTCGGACTTTCGAACCGAGATATTTCAGGTGCTTCAGAATTTACTAGTAACGCACCACGATATATTTTGGATGCCGTAGTAAAGTGGAATTTTTATCAAAATTTTGTGCTATGGTTTGGGCAAACCAAGTTACCAGGAAATATAGAACGTGTAATTTCATCTGGTAACTTAATGCAGGTAGACCGCTCGTTGTTAAATAGTACGTTTACCATTGACAGGGACATGGGTTTTCAGTTAAGGCACCATATCTATTTATCAGATAAATTTTTGGTAAGGGAAATTTTTGCACTCTCTCAAGGAGAAGGAAGAAACATAACAACAGGTAATTTAGGTGGTCACCAATATACGACTCGTTTAGAATTATTACCTTTTGGAAAATTTTTAAGTAAAGGTGAGTATAAAGGAAGTGATCAGAAGAGAGAACAAACACCAAAATTAATGATTGCCGCTACTTTTGACAGCAATCAAAATGCAGTAAAAACAAGAAGTAATCAAGGATCCTATATGGTTACTGACACTGGTTTTTTCGAAACTGATATTAATACGTTGTTTATAGATACCTTGTTCAAATACAAAGGTTTTTCATTTATGGGTGAATATGCTCATAGAACTGCCAATAACGCTATTGCTATAAATTCAGATGGTTCACTTACCGGTGATGAAGTACAAGTAGGAGATGGAATAAATCTGCAAACAGGATATTTATTTAAAAATAACTGGGAGGTTTCTGGTCGTTTCACAAATATTAAACTTGATCAAGAAATAATAAGTAGAAATCCGCAATCACAATACACAATGGGACTTTCAAAATACATAGTTGGTCATAAATTAAAAGTACAAACAGACTTAAGCTACCTTTCTGAAGATGCTGGTCTGGATGGATTAATGTATAGATTACAAGTAGATATTCATTTTTAA
- a CDS encoding carboxypeptidase-like regulatory domain-containing protein: MKHLIYIFTIMVCSFTFGQETSAIQGNILDGEQFNEPLLMATVSIENTELTTRTNFRGNFEFDNLTPGSYNIVVRFVGYETIELPIIVAIGKTSVIQASLKAKTIDMASLTASK; the protein is encoded by the coding sequence ATGAAACATCTAATTTACATTTTTACTATAATGGTTTGCTCTTTTACTTTTGGGCAAGAAACAAGTGCTATTCAAGGAAATATTTTAGATGGCGAACAATTTAACGAGCCTTTATTAATGGCTACTGTTTCTATCGAAAATACCGAATTAACCACGCGTACCAACTTTAGAGGAAATTTTGAGTTTGATAACCTTACTCCAGGTTCATATAACATAGTTGTTAGATTTGTAGGCTATGAAACTATTGAGCTTCCTATTATTGTTGCTATTGGAAAAACAAGTGTCATACAAGCTAGTCTAAAAGCTAAAACCATAGACATGGCAAGCTTAACAGCTTCTAAATAG
- a CDS encoding deoxyguanosinetriphosphate triphosphohydrolase has translation MNWEQLLSLRRQGDKNKRLRNEQDETRLGFDVDYDRIIFSSAFRSLQDKTQVIPLSKTDFVHTRLTHSLEVSVVGRSLGRLAGKKIIEKHPYLKEVHGYQFNDFGGIVAAAALAHDIGNPPFGHSGEKAIGEYFKTGNGFKFKDLLSEVEYQDIIDFEGNANGFRLMTQDRAGVSGGLRLSYATLGAFMKYPKESLPKKPSNHICDKKFGFFQSEKHIFDEVAQDLGLPTRSNNGTISYDRHPLTFLVEAADDICYTIIDFEDGINLGLISEDYALEYLIKLVKDTINTKKYNSLEYMEDRLSYLRALAINTLIQDAVSIFVENEESILNGTFEVSLLDKSGFKAQIEDIISLSVQKIYQSQEVVEKEIAGYTIISDILDVYIDALIGKKNNKASNYHKLILRTLPGFYQETNTSLYQIVLNTCCYVASLSDSAAVHIHNKIKGKTL, from the coding sequence ATGAATTGGGAGCAATTACTTTCTTTACGAAGACAAGGCGATAAAAATAAACGTTTGCGAAATGAACAAGATGAAACCCGTTTGGGATTTGATGTTGATTATGATCGTATCATATTTTCATCGGCTTTTAGAAGTCTTCAAGATAAGACCCAGGTTATACCGCTTTCAAAAACCGATTTCGTACATACTAGATTAACCCATAGTCTTGAGGTTTCTGTTGTGGGTAGAAGTTTAGGTAGATTGGCAGGAAAAAAAATTATAGAGAAACACCCATATTTAAAAGAAGTACACGGCTATCAATTCAATGATTTTGGTGGTATTGTCGCGGCAGCAGCTTTGGCACATGATATTGGTAATCCACCTTTTGGGCACAGTGGTGAAAAAGCAATCGGTGAATATTTTAAAACAGGAAACGGATTCAAATTTAAGGACCTGCTTTCTGAAGTTGAATACCAAGATATTATTGATTTTGAAGGTAATGCAAACGGATTTCGATTAATGACACAAGATAGGGCAGGGGTTTCTGGCGGTCTTCGTCTTAGTTATGCTACGTTGGGTGCGTTCATGAAATACCCGAAAGAATCGTTACCTAAAAAACCAAGCAACCACATTTGTGATAAGAAATTTGGATTTTTTCAGAGTGAAAAGCACATTTTTGACGAAGTAGCACAAGATTTAGGATTGCCAACAAGAAGTAATAACGGTACTATTTCTTATGATAGGCATCCATTGACATTTTTGGTAGAAGCTGCAGATGACATTTGTTACACTATTATAGATTTTGAAGACGGCATTAACCTAGGTCTTATTTCTGAAGATTATGCCTTGGAATACCTAATAAAACTAGTTAAAGACACCATAAATACCAAGAAGTATAATTCTTTGGAGTATATGGAAGATAGACTTAGTTACTTGCGGGCTTTAGCCATTAATACGCTAATACAAGATGCTGTTTCTATATTTGTTGAGAATGAAGAAAGCATCTTAAATGGCACTTTTGAAGTCTCTTTATTAGATAAAAGCGGATTTAAAGCCCAAATCGAAGATATCATTAGCCTAAGTGTTCAGAAAATATATCAATCTCAAGAAGTCGTTGAAAAAGAGATAGCCGGCTATACCATTATTTCTGATATTTTAGATGTTTACATTGATGCTTTGATTGGTAAAAAGAATAACAAAGCTTCTAATTACCACAAACTTATTTTAAGAACCTTACCAGGGTTTTATCAAGAAACAAATACATCGCTTTATCAAATTGTATTGAATACATGTTGTTACGTTGCAAGTCTATCTGATAGTGCTGCAGTGCATATTCACAATAAGATTAAAGGAAAAACGCTTTAG
- a CDS encoding DUF3078 domain-containing protein: MASKSLKFLLPLLLLVMSFSFGQDTIPAPIIVDSVTVDSVAVDTIVIRRTVDKIYSPRKDVNLQIPKIDFKKTKTLQKGFQRFRVPSFWETENSFGINISEVAFVNWNAGGDNAISGLGFLKFARKYKFSNFQWDNNLELRYGLNAQEGQKLRKTEDVIRLSSNLGFKKDNDSRWFYSVQLNFNTQFSNGYKYPDRDTPISRFMAPGYLLFGAGTSYISKDEKFNLYLSPLTQKSTFVLDQDLADNGSFGVQEAILDADGNVITPGENHLLEIGILITNNFNYTVADNIELKSRLNLYSDYIKSFGNIDVDWELTINMKVNKFISTSLGTQMIYDDDILFDIVKNDNGTIINPGVPKIQFKQVLGVGILYGF; the protein is encoded by the coding sequence ATGGCTTCAAAATCGCTTAAATTTTTACTTCCGTTACTTCTTTTGGTAATGTCATTTTCTTTTGGTCAAGATACCATACCGGCACCTATTATTGTAGATAGTGTTACTGTAGACAGTGTCGCAGTAGATACTATTGTAATTCGTAGAACGGTAGATAAAATTTATTCCCCTAGAAAAGACGTAAACCTACAAATACCCAAAATTGACTTCAAAAAAACAAAAACCCTGCAAAAAGGTTTTCAACGATTTAGAGTACCGTCATTTTGGGAAACAGAAAATAGCTTTGGTATCAATATTAGTGAAGTTGCCTTTGTAAATTGGAATGCGGGTGGTGATAATGCTATTAGTGGTTTGGGATTTTTAAAATTTGCACGAAAATATAAGTTTAGCAATTTTCAATGGGATAATAATCTAGAATTACGTTACGGATTAAATGCTCAAGAAGGCCAAAAACTTAGAAAAACGGAAGATGTAATTCGTTTAAGTTCTAACTTAGGTTTTAAGAAAGATAATGATAGTAGATGGTTCTATTCCGTACAATTAAACTTTAATACACAATTCTCTAACGGTTACAAATACCCTGATAGAGATACACCTATTTCAAGATTTATGGCACCTGGTTATTTACTATTTGGTGCGGGTACATCGTATATCAGTAAAGATGAAAAATTCAACCTTTACCTATCTCCATTAACTCAAAAATCAACCTTTGTACTAGATCAAGATTTAGCTGACAATGGATCGTTTGGTGTTCAAGAAGCCATTTTAGATGCAGATGGTAATGTAATTACACCTGGCGAGAATCATTTATTGGAGATTGGTATACTTATTACCAACAATTTCAATTATACCGTTGCAGATAATATAGAATTAAAAAGCAGGCTTAATCTTTATTCTGATTATATAAAAAGTTTTGGAAATATTGATGTTGATTGGGAACTTACCATTAACATGAAGGTGAATAAATTTATAAGTACAAGTTTAGGTACACAAATGATTTATGATGACGATATTCTTTTTGATATTGTCAAAAACGATAACGGTACCATCATAAACCCTGGTGTTCCAAAAATACAGTTCAAACAAGTACTGGGCGTAGGTATTCTTTACGGCTTCTAA
- a CDS encoding 1-deoxy-D-xylulose-5-phosphate synthase produces the protein MKSILEHIKSPNDLKTLSVKDLEQLAVELREFIIDIVSVKEGHLGASLGVVELTIALHYVFNTPIDKLIWDVGHQAYGHKILTGRKEVFDTNRQFGGISGFPKMQESEYDAFGTGHSSTSISALLGMALAAQLQGKIQRQHIAVIGDASIASGMAFEGLNHAGVTNANILVVLNDNAMGIDPSVGALKKYLTNVKTGTAKEENIFECLNFNYTGPIDGHDLPTLVKELERLKNIKGPKLLHVITTKGKGLQKAEENQVTYHAPGKFDKQTGELQKKTNTVEPPKFQDVFGKTLVELALKNEKIVGITPAMPTGSSLKFMMEVIPDRAFDVGIAEQHAVTMAAGMATDGLVVFCNIYSTFLQRAYDQVIHDVAIQNLPVIFCLDRAGLVGEDGPTHHGVFDISYLQCIPNLIICSPLNEIELRNIMYTAQLGLDHPIAIRYPRGRGNEVNWQVPMKKLNIGEAQLLKEGSKIAILSTGPIGNMVSELINELDNNPAIAHYNFPFIKPLDSTLLKEILQKFEHIITIEDGAATGGFGSGLLEFANNIGIHKIIKIFGIPDAFITHGATEKLYIKAGIDKMSVKQYVQQFL, from the coding sequence TTGAAATCAATTCTAGAACATATCAAATCACCTAACGATCTAAAAACTTTATCAGTAAAGGATTTAGAGCAACTGGCTGTTGAACTACGTGAGTTCATAATTGATATTGTATCTGTCAAAGAAGGGCATTTAGGTGCTAGTTTAGGTGTTGTAGAATTGACCATAGCATTACATTATGTTTTCAATACACCCATAGACAAGTTAATATGGGATGTAGGCCACCAAGCATACGGGCATAAAATACTGACCGGTAGAAAAGAGGTTTTTGACACCAATAGACAATTTGGTGGAATTAGTGGGTTCCCAAAAATGCAAGAGAGCGAGTATGACGCTTTTGGAACAGGGCATAGCTCTACTTCTATTTCAGCTTTGCTAGGTATGGCTTTGGCCGCACAATTACAAGGAAAAATACAACGACAACACATTGCAGTTATTGGCGATGCATCTATAGCCAGCGGTATGGCATTTGAAGGGTTAAACCATGCCGGTGTAACCAATGCAAATATTCTTGTTGTGCTTAATGACAATGCTATGGGTATAGACCCAAGCGTAGGTGCATTAAAAAAATACCTTACCAACGTAAAAACAGGTACTGCAAAAGAAGAAAATATATTCGAGTGCTTAAATTTTAATTACACTGGCCCTATAGATGGTCATGACCTACCTACTTTAGTAAAAGAATTAGAACGTTTAAAGAATATAAAAGGTCCTAAATTATTACACGTAATCACCACAAAAGGAAAAGGGTTACAAAAGGCAGAAGAGAATCAAGTCACCTACCACGCACCCGGTAAATTTGACAAACAAACAGGTGAGCTACAAAAGAAAACCAATACCGTTGAACCACCTAAGTTTCAAGATGTATTCGGTAAAACTTTAGTAGAACTTGCATTGAAAAATGAAAAAATAGTAGGGATTACTCCTGCAATGCCAACTGGTAGTTCTTTAAAATTTATGATGGAGGTCATTCCAGACAGAGCTTTCGATGTTGGTATTGCCGAACAACATGCGGTAACTATGGCTGCAGGTATGGCAACTGATGGTTTAGTTGTATTCTGTAATATATACTCTACTTTTCTACAACGTGCTTATGACCAGGTTATACACGATGTAGCTATACAAAACCTACCTGTTATTTTCTGTTTAGACCGCGCAGGTTTGGTTGGTGAAGACGGACCAACGCATCATGGTGTATTTGATATTTCATATTTACAGTGTATTCCTAACCTGATTATCTGTTCTCCATTAAATGAAATTGAGCTCAGAAACATCATGTACACGGCTCAGTTGGGTTTAGACCATCCTATTGCTATAAGATATCCGCGTGGTCGTGGAAATGAAGTGAATTGGCAAGTACCGATGAAAAAACTCAATATCGGAGAAGCACAACTTTTAAAAGAAGGAAGTAAAATTGCTATTCTAAGCACAGGACCCATTGGCAATATGGTATCTGAACTGATAAATGAATTGGATAACAACCCTGCAATCGCCCATTATAACTTCCCGTTCATAAAACCTTTAGACTCAACCTTATTAAAAGAAATCTTACAGAAATTCGAGCATATTATTACAATTGAAGATGGTGCTGCTACTGGCGGATTTGGAAGTGGTTTGTTAGAATTTGCAAATAATATTGGAATCCATAAAATAATTAAGATATTTGGCATTCCTGATGCCTTTATTACACACGGTGCTACCGAAAAACTGTATATAAAAGCAGGGATAGATAAGATGTCCGTAAAACAATATGTACAACAATTTCTATGA
- a CDS encoding nucleoside deaminase: protein MVLPYDDTYFMKKALQEAEYAFEAGEVPVGAVIVVQDRIIARAHNLTEKLNDVTAHAEMQAITSAANFLGGKYLKDCTLYVTLEPCQMCAGALYWSQIGKIVYGATDEQRGCGVMGTTLHPKTKISGGILADEATSLLLQFFAKKRK from the coding sequence ATGGTTTTACCTTACGATGATACTTATTTTATGAAAAAGGCACTTCAAGAAGCAGAATATGCATTTGAAGCTGGTGAAGTGCCTGTGGGTGCTGTAATTGTAGTGCAAGACAGGATCATTGCAAGAGCACATAATTTGACCGAAAAATTGAATGACGTTACGGCACATGCCGAAATGCAAGCGATAACCTCTGCAGCTAATTTTTTAGGAGGTAAGTATTTGAAAGATTGTACGTTGTATGTAACCTTAGAACCTTGCCAAATGTGTGCCGGTGCGTTGTATTGGAGCCAAATTGGGAAGATTGTCTATGGCGCTACAGATGAGCAGCGCGGTTGCGGGGTTATGGGAACAACTCTTCACCCTAAAACTAAAATATCAGGTGGTATTCTTGCAGATGAAGCGACTAGTTTATTGCTTCAGTTTTTTGCGAAGAAAAGAAAATAG
- a CDS encoding cold-shock protein, with the protein MIGTVKFYNESKGYGFITNEETGKDIFVHATSLHGIELREGDKVSYEEEQGRKGTVAGQVQVL; encoded by the coding sequence ATGATTGGTACCGTCAAATTTTACAATGAATCTAAGGGTTATGGATTTATAACCAATGAAGAAACTGGAAAAGATATATTTGTTCACGCCACCTCTTTACACGGCATTGAACTTAGAGAAGGTGACAAAGTGAGTTATGAAGAGGAACAAGGAAGAAAAGGTACTGTTGCCGGACAAGTGCAGGTACTTTAA
- a CDS encoding chloride channel protein — protein MPIQRNNILKSIYKWRYKHISQKTFIYILSVIVGLLAGLASVTLKNITYFIEASLEKGIIFSSNQLYFILPIIGLTLVYLYVKYIHKEKLKHAVSSILFSLSRNKANIDAKQMYTQLIIAPLTVGFGGSVGLLGPAVATGAALSSNLGKLFHINSKTRSLLIACASAGAISSIFQSPIAAIIFAVEVFSLDLTMISMLPLLLASISGVLTSYFFMGNENLFNFTITEPFEVKDTLFYILLGVGTAVASIYFTKMYFGIINLFKPLKSPKYRLLVGGLAIGIMLYTIPPLYGEGFSFINDLLIGDHIKALGKTPFDAYIGNIWVVIALLIGITIFKAVAMTTTLAAGGAGGIFIPTMVMGSALGNVVAKLINNSGLGFSVSESNFTLIGMAGLIAGVQHAPLTAIFLIAEITGGYALFVPLMITASISYIITKNTVDYTIYTRELAESGDLLTHNKDHAVLTIMNIDMVIETNFKIVHPDMTLGEMLHDSVAKSTRNIFPVVDVNHMFLGIILLDDIREFMFDTKLYNTTKVETFTHKAPDHIYYGLDSMQIVMQKFQDSGAWNLPVVKNGKYMGFVSKSKLLTAYRRELIKFTK, from the coding sequence ATGCCCATCCAAAGGAATAACATTTTAAAAAGCATTTACAAATGGAGATATAAACATATCTCTCAAAAAACCTTCATTTACATCTTAAGTGTAATTGTTGGTCTTTTGGCTGGTTTGGCATCTGTTACCTTAAAAAACATCACTTATTTTATTGAGGCATCTCTTGAAAAAGGGATTATTTTCTCAAGTAATCAGCTGTATTTCATTCTGCCTATTATAGGTCTTACCTTGGTATATCTTTATGTAAAATACATTCATAAAGAGAAATTAAAGCATGCCGTTTCTTCTATTTTGTTTTCCTTATCAAGAAACAAGGCAAATATTGATGCCAAACAGATGTACACCCAACTTATTATTGCACCATTAACCGTAGGTTTTGGTGGATCCGTGGGGTTATTAGGTCCGGCAGTGGCAACAGGTGCCGCATTAAGCTCTAATTTAGGAAAGCTTTTTCATATCAATTCTAAAACGCGCTCTTTACTAATTGCTTGTGCCTCGGCAGGTGCAATATCGTCTATATTTCAATCGCCAATTGCCGCCATCATTTTTGCGGTAGAGGTATTTAGTTTAGACCTGACCATGATATCCATGTTACCATTATTATTGGCATCGATCAGTGGTGTGCTTACCTCCTACTTTTTTATGGGAAACGAGAATCTATTCAATTTCACGATTACAGAACCATTTGAAGTTAAAGATACCTTATTTTATATTCTTTTAGGAGTAGGCACAGCTGTAGCGTCTATTTACTTTACTAAAATGTACTTTGGTATTATCAACCTTTTTAAGCCCTTAAAAAGTCCTAAATACCGATTACTCGTTGGCGGTCTTGCAATAGGTATAATGTTATATACGATTCCCCCATTGTATGGTGAAGGTTTTTCCTTTATCAACGACCTTTTAATAGGTGACCATATTAAAGCTTTGGGTAAAACGCCCTTTGATGCTTATATCGGCAATATTTGGGTAGTAATAGCACTTTTGATCGGCATTACAATTTTCAAAGCGGTTGCGATGACCACTACTTTAGCCGCCGGTGGCGCTGGTGGTATTTTCATACCAACAATGGTAATGGGTAGTGCATTAGGTAACGTAGTCGCAAAATTAATCAACAATTCCGGATTAGGATTTTCAGTATCCGAAAGTAACTTTACCCTTATTGGTATGGCGGGTCTTATTGCGGGTGTGCAACATGCACCGTTGACCGCAATTTTCCTTATTGCAGAAATAACAGGTGGTTACGCACTTTTTGTTCCACTAATGATTACCGCTTCTATATCATACATCATCACAAAAAACACCGTAGATTATACTATTTACACGAGAGAATTGGCTGAAAGTGGTGATTTACTGACGCACAATAAAGATCATGCAGTGCTTACCATCATGAACATTGATATGGTGATAGAAACCAACTTCAAAATAGTACACCCAGATATGACCTTGGGTGAAATGCTACATGATTCCGTTGCCAAATCAACACGAAATATTTTTCCTGTAGTAGATGTAAATCACATGTTTTTAGGTATTATTTTATTAGATGATATTAGGGAGTTCATGTTCGACACCAAATTATACAACACTACAAAAGTGGAAACATTTACCCATAAAGCACCCGATCATATTTATTATGGGTTGGACAGCATGCAAATTGTTATGCAAAAATTTCAGGATAGTGGCGCATGGAACTTACCTGTAGTAAAGAATGGAAAATATATGGGATTTGTTTCCAAATCAAAACTATTAACTGCTTACAGAAGAGAACTTATAAAATTTACTAAGTAA